Within Micromonospora parathelypteridis, the genomic segment CAGGAAGGTCACCTCGATCGAACCGGACGCCATCACGAAGAAGTTCGACCAGGTGGTGCAGGCCAGGATGCTGACCAGCAGTGGCTGTCGGCGGATGAAAGCGAGCCCGTCGGTCAGCTCTACCCGCAGCGGCACGCGAGGTGCCGGCTCCCGGTGTACCGGGGCCTCCCGGATCAGGATCAGCGTCAGCGCGCTGACCAGGAAGGCGAACCCGTTGGTCAGGAACGTGCGGGCGGCGCCGACCAGCCCGATCAACGCGCCGCTGATCGTCGGGCCGACCAGTTCGGCGGCGTCCTGGCTGATGGTGAGCTTGGCGTTGCCGTCCACCAGCAGGTCCGCCGGCACCAGCCGGGGCAGCAGGCTCTTGTACGCCACGGTGAACAGCACGGTGAGCACGCCACCGAGCCCGACCACCGCGTACAGGAAGGGCAGGGTGAGGTGGCCGACCAGGGCGGCCACCGGCAGGGACAGCATGAGCGCGGCCCGACCCAGGTCACACGCGATCATCAGCCGCCGCTGGTCGAGCCGGTCGGCGACGATGCCCGCCGGCAGCGAGAAGAGCAGGTACGGCAGCCAGGCCAGGACGGTCAACAGGGAGATCTGGAACACGCTGGCGTGCAGGGTGTCCGCGGCGAGCAGCGGCACCGCCACGCCGGCGATCCGAGTGCCCAGCTCGCTGACCGTCTGACCGCCCCAGAGCAGCAGGAAGTTCCGGGCGCGCCACAGCGACCGGGCCGTCCCCACCTCGACCACCGGGGACTGCCCCACCTGCTGACTCACTGTCGGTGCCTGTCTGTGCGGGTCCGCGCCGCCGGCCGGCGGCTCGCGGACTGTACCGGCGGGCCGCCCGACCCGGCACGGCAATTCCGCCGGCCCCGGCTGCGCCGCCCAGCCCCCGCACCGGGCCGGGCCACCACCACCGGCCGGCTCGGACCAGGGCATCGGTACGGTCGTCGGGCCGGCCGGCGTTCGGGTGGCGAAACGGAGGCCCGACTCGTGACCATCGCCCTCATCACCCTCGGCGGCACGATCGCGATGGGCGGCGTCGACGCCGGCCGTCCCGGGGTGGTGGCACGGCTCACCGGCGCGGACCTCACCGCGGCAGTGCCGGGCCTGGCCGAGCTTGGCGTACCCGTGGACGTCCGGGACCCGCACGCGGTGCCCAGCGCCAACCTCACCGGTCGCCTCCTGCTCGACGTGGTCGGCCAGGCGTCCCAGGCGGTGGCCGACGGCGCGACCGGTGTCGTGATCACCCAGGGCACCGACACGTTGGAGGAGACGGCGTTCCTGGCCGACCTGCTCTGGCCGCACGCCGCCCCGCTGGTCTTCACCGGCGCGATGCGCAACCCCACGCTGGCCGGCGCCGACGGACCGGCGAACCTGCTCGCGGCCCTCCGGGTGGCCGCCGCGCCGCACGCTCGTGACCTGGGCGTGCTCGTCGCCGTCAACGACGAGCTGCACGCCGCCCGCTGGCTGCGCAAGACGCACAGCACCAGCACCGCCACCTTCGCCTCGCCCAACACCGGCCCGCTCGGCCAGGTGATCGAGGGGGAGGTTCGGGTGCTGACCCGGCCGCCGCGGCACGAGCCGCTGCCGCCGGTCGACCCGGACCGGCTCGACGCGACCCGGGTTGCCCTGTACGTGGTGACGATGGACGACGACGGGCTGCTGCTGAACGGCCTGGCCGACACTCACCACGCTGTGGTGGTGGCGGGCTTCGGGGTGGGACACGTGCCCTCCGCGCTGGCGCCGGTGCTCGGGGACCTCGCCGAGCGGATTCCGGTCGTCCTCACCTCCCGCTCGGGGGCCGGGTCGGTGCTGCGGCACACGTACGGGGCGGTCGGCTCGGAGACCGACCTGCAACGACGCGGGCTGCTCAATGGTGGGTTGCTCGACCCGTACAAGGCGCGGGTGCTGCTGCGGCTGCTGCTCGCCGGCGACGCCGGTCGGGACGAGGTGACCGCCGCGCTCGCTCGGCACGGTTGAGCCGCTGCCATGGGCCGTCCCTAGACTGCTGCGGGTGACCGGAGAGCGACGACCCCTGGCCGATCGGCCGCTCACCGAGCCGCACCCGTCCCGGCTGTCGCCCGAGCACCCCGACCGGGTCAGGGTCCTCGCCGCACATGCCGCCGCGCTGGCCGCCGGGGAGGCCGGCTACCTGGACCCGACGAGTGGGCTGTTCGTGCTCAGCGCCGGTTTCCTGGCCCGGCGCGGCACGTGCTGCGGGCGCGGCTGCCGGCACTGCCCGTACGTGGATGATCCACCGTCCGGCTAGGCGTCGGCGGGCCGGCGAAACGAGGACTTCCGCCCGACACCGACACCCCGTACGGTGTCCGACGGACATCCGGCGGGCGCCTTCCGCCGTCGGTCGGCGAGAGGGTGGAACGTGCGCGGGCGGATCGTGGTCGTCGGGCTGGCAGGGCTGCTGGTGAGCGGCTGCGCCGCCGAGGCCGAGCCGGTGGCGGTACCGCCACCGGCGCCGATCGCGGTGGAGGTGGTGGCGGCCTCCTCGGGCGGCGCGTGCCGGTTGCTGGACTTCACGGTGATCGAGCAGTTGGTCAAGGTGCGCTTCGACGTGGCGGCGGCCAGCGAACAGGGCGATACGCACACCTGCGTGATCCGCACCGGGGGCGCGGCGCTGCCGGAGCTGACGCTGAGTGTGTCCGAGACCACGATCGACAAGACCACCTTCGCCGCGGACGTGGTGCCCGACAAGGCAGCGAAGGTCACCGGGCTGGGCCAGCAGGCGTACCGGCGGACCACCGCCGCGGCGAGCGGGCACGGGCCGGTCGCCGAGGTGGGGTGGCTGGCGACCGACGGGCGGCTGGCCGCGTTGAGCTGGACCGGTGCGCGTGGCAGTGAGCGCGCGGCGGCGGAGAAGTTGACCGGCGACCTGGCGGCCCTGGCCAAAAAGGTGGACACCCGGGCGCTGTGACGCCCGGGTGTCCGATTGTTCAGTTGGCGGGGTGTTTGGCTGGCGGCGCCGTCAGTTGGCGGCGACGAAGACCCGCGAGGCGACCTCGCGGGGCAGTCGCACCCGGTCGCCGGACCGGTCGATCGACACCCCGTCGCGTTCCTGCGCCACGGTCACCGTGGCACCCGGGTCGACACCGGCGGCGTGCAGTTGGCGCAGCACGTCGGCGTCCTTCTGCACGCTCTCGCAGATCCGGCGCACCACGACCGGCCCGGAGAGCCCGGGGAAGGCCAGGTTGCGCTCGCCCTCAGCGACATCGGTGGTCTCGGCGGCCGGCGAACCCAGCTCCTGCAGCCCGGGGATCGGGTTGCCGTACGGGGAGCGGGTCGGGCGGTTGAGCAGGTCGTAGACCCGCTTCTCCACGGCGTCGCTCATCACATGCTCCCAGCGGCAGGCCTCCTCGTGGGCCTCCTCGTAGGGCATGCCGATGACGTTGACCAGCAACAGCTCGGCGAGGCGGTGCTTGCGCATCACCGACACGGCGCTGCCCCGACCCTGCTCGGTGAGTGTCAGGTGCCGGTCGCCCTCGACGGTGAGCAGGCCGTCGCGCTCCATCCGGGCGACGGTCTGGCTCACGGTGGGACCGCTCTGCTGCAGCCGTTCGGCGATCCGGGCACGCAGCGGCGGCACCCCCTCCTCTTCCAATTCAAGGATGGTGCGCAGGTACATTTCGGTCGTGTCGACCAGGTCGTGAGACTTCATAACGTCAGCGGCCCTCCGGTGCACGATGGTACCTCGGCAAACAGCCAGCGACCGCCGCCGAACCGCGTGCCGTCAAAGCGAATGGTGTTGGATGGTCGCCATGTCCGGTACCCAGGAGCCGCTGGTCGAGGTCGATCGGCTCGCCGCCGAGCTCGACCACGCCGATCCGCCCACCCTGCTCGACGTCCGCTGGCGGCTCATCGGCCCGCCCGGCCGCGACGACTACCTCGCCGGCCACCTGCCCGGCGCGGTCTTCATCGACCTGGACACCGCGCTCTGCGGGCCGCCGGGCGCCGGCGGTCGGCATCCGCTGCCCGACCCGGCCGCGCTGCAGGCCGCGCTGCGAGCAGCCGGCGTCCGCGCCGGTCACCCCGTGGTCGTGTACGACGGCGGCGACGGCCTGGCCGCCGCGCGGGCCTGGTGGACGCTGCGCTGGGCGGGGCACCGCCCGGTGCGCCTGCTGCACGGTGGCTACCCGGCCTGGGTCGCCTCCGGCCTGCCCGTCTCCACCGACGCGCCCGCCCCGACCCCCGGCGACGTCGTGGTGCGTCCCGGCGGTCTCCCGGTGCTCGACGCGGGGCAGGCCGCCGCGCTGGCCGCCGCGGACGACTCCGTGCTGCTCGACGTCCGGGCGGCGCCCCGCTACCGGGGCGAGGTGGAGCCGATCGACCCGGTCGCCGGACACGTCCCGGGAGCGGCGAACCTACCTGCCGGGGCTTACGTCGGCCCGGACGGGCGCTTCCTGGCCGATGTGCTGCGCGAGCGGTTCGCCGCGGCCGGGGTGACCGAGGCGGGGGCCGTCGGGGCGTACTGCGGCTCCGGGGTGACCGCCGCGCAGGCGGTGCTCGCGCTGCACCTGGCCGGCCGCACGGACGCGGCTCTCTACGTTGGATCGTGGAGCAACTGGGTGGCCGACCCGACCCGACCGGTTGCCTCCGGGCCGACATCCGGCCGCTGACCAGCGCGTGCGGTGGGTCGGCGACGGTCCTCGTGCGACGATGGGCTCATGTCCGACGACACGATGGTGGTGTGGGACGAGTCGCTGCTCGCCTACGACATGGGTGACCATCCGCTCGACCCCGTCCGGGTGGAGTTGACCGTCGCGCTGGCCCGCGAGCTGGGCATCCTGGATCGGCCAGGGGTGCGGATGGTCAAGCCGGAGCCCGCCGACGACGCCCTGCTTACCCGGGTGCACGACCCGGCCTACGTGGCCGCGGTGCGCGCCGCGCCGCGCGATCCGCTCTTCGCCGGGTACGGGCTGGGCACGTCCGACAACCCGGTCTTCGAGGGGATGCACGAGTCCAGCGCGCTGATCGCCGGCGCGACGGTGGCTGCCGCCGAGGCGGTCTGGCGCGGCGACGTTCGGCGGGCGGTGAACGTGGCCGGCGGCCTGCACCACGCGATGCCAGCGCGAGCCTCCGGCTTCTGTGTCTACAACGATCCCGCGGTGGCCATCGCCCGCCTGCTCGACCTGGGCGCCGAGCGGATCGCGTACGTGGACGTCGACGTGCACCACGGCGACGGCGTGCAGGAGATCTTCTGGGACGACCCCCGGGTGCTCACGGTCAGCCTGCACGAGACCCCACTGGCGCTCTTCCCGGGCACGGGTTTCCCGGACGAGACGGGTGGGCCGGGCGCGCAGGGCACCGCAGTCAACATGCCGCTGCCGCCGGGGGTCGACGACACCGGCTGGCAGCGGGCGTTCCACGCGATCGTGCCGTCGGTGCTGCGCGCGTTCCGGCCGCAGGTGCTGGTCACCCAGTGCGGTGCGGACGGGCACCGCCTGGATCCGCTCGCCGACCTGAACCTGACGGTGGACGGGCAGCGGGCCACCTACCTGGCGATGCGGGCGCTCGCCGACGAGCTGTGCGACGGCCGTTGGGTGGCCACCGGCGGCGGCGGGTACGCGCTGGTCGAGGTGGTGCCCCGGGCCTGGAGTCACCTGCTGGCCGTCGCCACCGGTGACCCGATCGACCCGGCCACGCTCACCCCTGCCGCGTGGCGGGATCTGGTCGCCTCTCGTCGTCTGGGCCGGGAGGTGCCGCTGCGGATGACCGACGACGCGGACCCGTCGTTCGAGCCGTGGCAACCGACCGGCGAGCCGAACGCGGTGGACCGGGCGATCGCGGCGACCCGCAAGACGGTCTTCCCACTGCTGGGGCTCGACCCGCACGATCCGCGGGACTGAGCCGGCGGGGGAGGGCTGCGCCGGTGACGACCGTGGACCAGCCGGTGGACGTGCTGCTCAGCGACGGCAGCACCGTCCAGTTGCGACCGATCGACCCGGCCGACGCGCCGGGCATCGTGGCGATGCACAGCCGGTTCTCCGAGCGCACCCGCTACCTGCGGTACTTCTCACCGTACCCACGCATCCCGGAACGGGACCTGATCCGTTTCGTCACCGTCGACCACCACGACCGGGAGGCGTTCGTGGTGCTGGCCGCCGACCAGATCGTCGCGGTCGGCCGTTACGAGCGGCTCGGCCCGCAGGCTCCGGAGGCCGAGGTGGCCTTCGTGGTGGAAGACGCCTACCAGGGCCGGGGCATCGGCTCGGTGCTGATGGAGCACCTGGCCGACACCGCCCGCCGCAACGACATCATGAGCTTCGTCGCCGAGGTGCTGCCGGCCAACGGGACGATGCTGCGGGTCTTCGCCGACTTCGGCTACCAGGTCCAGCGCGAGTACGCCGACGGCGTGGTGCACCTGAGCTTCCCGATCGCGCCCACCGAGGCCACGCTGGAGGTGCAGCGCGGTCGGGAGCACCGCACCGAGGCCCGCTCGATCGCTCGGCTGCTCGCCCCCCGTGGCATCGTCGTCTACGGTGCCAGCGCCACCGGCCAGGGCGTCGGCGCGGCGGTGCTCGGGCACCTGCGCGACGGCGGTTTCACCGGCGCGGTGGTGCCGGTGCATCCGAGCGCGCCGACCGTGGCGGGCCTGCCCGCGTACCCCTCGGCGGTGGACGCTCAGACGCCGCTGGACCTGGCGGTGGTGGCGGTCCCGCCGGAGGCGGCGACCGCGGTGGTCGCCGACGCCGCCGCCGCGGGCGTGCACGGCCTGGTGGTCATCTCGGCCGGCTTCGCCGAGGCCGGCGCCGAGGGCGCGGCCACGCAACGGTCGCTGGTCCGCGCGGCGCACGCCGCCGGGATGCGGGTGATCGGCCCGAACTGTCTCGGCGTGGCCAACACCGACCCGACGGTACGCCTCAACGCCACCCTCGCCCCGGCTCTGCCGCCGGCCGGCCGGGTCGGCATCTTCAGCCAGTCCGGCGCTTTCGGGGTGGCGCTGCTCGCCGAGGCGGACCGGCGTGGCCTCGGGCTGTCCAGCTTCGTCTCGGCCGGTAACCGGGCCGACGTCTCCGGCAACGACCTTCTGCAGTACTGGCAGGACGACCCCGGCACCGACGTGATCATGTTGTACCTGGAGACCTTCGGCAACCCGCGCAAGTTCGCCCGGCTGGCCCGGCGGATCGGCCGCGCGAAACCGGTCGTCGCGCTCGCCTCGTCGGCCCGGCCGGTCGGCTTGGGTGACTCCGCTGGGCCGGACGAGGTGGCGGTGGCCGCGCTCTTCGCGCAGTCCGGGGTGATCCGGGTGGACACCGTGTCGGAGCTGCTCGACGCGGGGGTGCTGCTGGCCAACCAGCCGCTGCCGGTCGGCGGCCGGGTCGGCGTGGTCGGCAACTCCTCGGCCCTGACCGGCCTGGCCGCCACCGCCTGTGTCGGGCAGGGCCTCACCGTGGCGGACGGCTATCCCCGTGACGTCGGGCCGAGCGCCGGTGCCGCCGAGTTCGCCGCCGCGCTCGCGGAGACGGCCGACGACGAGCGGGTGGACGCCCTGGTGGTGGTCTTCGCCCCGCCGCTGCCCGGTCAGCTAACGGAGGTGGACGCCGACGTGACGGCTGCGCTACCGGCCGCTCTCGCGCTGGGCAAGCCGACCGTGGCGACGTTCCTGGTCGGGCGGCTGCCGCCGGGCGTGCCGGCGTACAGCGGGGTGGAGGAGGCGGTCCGGGCTCTCGCCCGGGTGCACCGGTACGCCGAATGGCTACGCCGCCCGCCCGGAGCCGCGTCCGAGTTGCCCGGCATCGATCGGGTCGCCGCGCAGAACGCCTTCCGCACCGACGCGACCGACCAGGCTGCGCTGCTGGCCGCGTACGGGATCGACGTGGTGGCCTCGGTGCCCGTCGACTCGGTTGGCGCGGCGGTCGACGCGGCGGCGCGGCTGGGCTTTCCGGTGGCGCTCAAGGCGGCCGCCCCCGGGCTGCGGCACCGCCTCGATCTCGGTGCAGTTCGACTCGACCTGCCCGACGAGCCGACCCTCCGTCGCGCGTACGCCGAGCTGGCGGCGACCTTCGGCGCGGACGCGCTGGTCCAGCCGATGGTCCCGCCGGGGGTGGCCTGCGTGGTCGAGTTGGTGGAGGACCCGGCGTTCGGGCCGGTGGTCGGGTTCGGCCTCGGCGGGGTCGCCACCGAGCTGCTCGGCGATCGGGCCTGGCGGGCGGTGCCGCTGACCGACCGGGACGCCGCCGAGTTGGTCGACGAGCCCCGGGCGGCGCCGCTGCTGCGCGGGCACCGGGGTGCCGCGCCGGTCGACCGGGCGGCCCTGGCCGACCTGCTGCTGCGGGTGGGTCAGCTCGCCGACGAGCAGCCCCGGGTGCGGTCGCTGACCCTCAACCCGGTGCTCGCCCGCCCGGACGGCATCTCGGTCCTGCACGCCCAGGTGCGGGTCGGCGGCGTGGTCGCCCGCCCGGACACCGGCCCCCGTCGCTTGTGAGGACGCCCGGTCAGGCGCGACTGGAGATCTGCTGGACGCCCCAGGAGTTGCCGTCCGGGTCGGTGAAGAAGACGAAGCCGACGTTGTCCAGTGGGTGGGGCGTGGGGGTTGGGCTGGCGCCCAGCACCTGAATCTCACTGACCTCCACACCGCGTTCGACCAGCTCTTTGTGGGCCCGCTCCAGGTCGGGCACCACGAGTTGCAGGCCCTTGAGCGAGCCCGGCGGCATGTCAGGAACGGCTCCCTTGCCGATCACGATCGAGCAGCCCGAGCCGGGCGGGGTCAGCTGGATGATGCGGGCCTCGTCGCTGATGACCGTGTCGTGGTCCACAGTGAAGCCGAGCTGGTCGGCGTAGAACGTCTTCGCCCGGTCCAGGTCGGAGACCGGCACGATCACCACTTCCAACGTCCAGTTCATGGTTGCTCTCCTCGTGTCGTCGTTGTCGAGCGCAGCAGGTCGGCGAGCCGCGTGTAGCTCTGCCCGACGCCCCGGGCCATCGGGTAGCGCAGCACGGTGTCCCGCCCCTGGGCGGTGGCGTAGAGCAGGGTGGTGGTGACTGTCGTTCGCCCGGCCACCTCGTAGAACTCGTGGCTGACCAGCGTCTCGCCCGGGTAGGACTGGTCGTCGAAGAGCTCGGTGCAGACCAGCCGGTGCGGTGGCTCGATCTGCCGGTAGACCCCGGCCTGGACCATCCGCGCACCCTCCGGGCCCAGCGACACGAACCGCCACCGTCCGCCGACCCGCAGGTCGACGTCGCATTCCGCCAGCCTCCAGCCGCGCGCGCCGTACCAGCGGACCAGCAGCTCGGGTCGGGTGAATGCGGCGAACACCAGTGGGGCCGGTGCCTCGAAGAGCCGGCTCAGCACGATCTCCCGGTCGCCCGGGGTGTGTACGACGAGCGGGTCGTCGACGCCGGTCACCGGCCCGTTCCGTCCGGTCGGGCACCCCGGCGCTCCGCGTCGGTCTGGTCGACGGCCTGGAGTTCGTCGAGCAGGGCGTCGAGGCGCTGGTAGCTCTCCGCCCAGTAGTCGCGGTAGCCGGCGAGCCAGGCTGTCGCCTCCCGCAGAGGGCGGGCCTCCAACCGGCACGGACGGCGCTGAGCGTCCCGCCCCCGGCTGACCAGACCGGCACGTTCCAGCACCTTGAGGTGCTTGGAGATGGCCGGCTGGCTCATCTGGAAGGGCTGGGCCAGCTCCGTCACGGTCGCCTCTCCGGCCGCCAGCCGGGCGAGGATGGCCCGCCGGGTCGGATCGGCCAGCGCCGCGAAGGTCGCGTCCAACAGCTCCGTGCCCACCGCTCATAACCTCCTGGTTTTATAACCACGTGGTTTCTATCGCGGATCGCTGCCACCGTCAAGCACCTCGACAGCACGGAAGGCCCGGGCGAACCGCCAGGCCTTCCGTGGGAATCGGGTGCGTCAGCAGGCGTACGCCTCCAGGCGCTGTGCCCGCTCCGGGGCGCGCAGCTTCAGCAGCGTCACCTTCTCGATCTGCCGGATCCGCTCGCGCGACAGGCCGAACTCCCGACCGACCTCGTCCAGCGTGCGCTGCCGGCCGTCGTCCAGGCCGAACCGCAGCCGGATGACCGCCTGCTCCCGCTGCGACAGGGTGGCCAGCACGATGCTGACCTCGTTGCGCAGCTCGCCCTGGGCCGCGGCGTCGCCCGGCTCGTTGCGCGGGTCCACCGCGGCCACGAAGTCACCGAGCGCGCTCTCGCCGTCATCGCCGACGGCCTGGTCCAGACTGACCGGCTCCCGGTCGTAGGAGATCAGCTCGATGACCTGGATCTCGGGGATCTCCAGTGCGTGGGCGACCTCGGCGACCGTCGGTTCACGGCCCAGCGTCACCGCCAGCTCGCGGCGGGCCCGGACCATCCGGTTGACCTGCTCGACCATGTGCACCGGGATGCGGATCGTCCGGGCCTGGTCGGCCATCGCTCGGGTGATCGCCTGCCGGATCCACCAGGTGGCGTACGTGGAGAACTTGTAGCCCTTGGCGTAGTCGAACTTCTCCACCGCCCGGATCAGACCGAGGTTGCCCTCCTGGATCAGATCGAGGAACGCCATGCCGCGGCCGGTGTAGCGCTTGGCGATGCTGACGACCAGCCGCAGGTTCGCCTCCAGCAGGTGGTCCTTGGCCGCCCGGCCCTCCGCGACGATCAGCTCCAGATCGGCCCGCAGCTCCTCAGAGACCGGAGTGCAGGTGGCGAGCTTCTCGTCGGCGAACAGGCCGGCCTCGATCCGCCGGGCCAGATCGACCTCCTGGGCGGCGGTGAGCAGCTTCGTCCGGCCGATTCCGTTCAGGTACGCCCGGACCAGGTCGGTGGAGATGCCGCGCTCGTCGGTGGCGTCCAGGTCGGCGAGGACCTCGGTGGCCCCGTCGGTGTCGGTCGTGGTGACCGGGCGCGCCCGGTGTTCCGTCATCTGCAGGACCATCTCTGTCTCTCCCCGTTTCCACGTCTGTGCCGTGTCTCCGGCCCAGCGGTGTCGCTGTGACACACAGCTTGGCGGGCGGGGCGTAAAACGGGAGTGAGGCGATCGGGCACCCGACAGGAATTGGGTCGGATCGCTGGTGCGGTGTGTCAACGCGGTGTGTGGTTGCCCGCCACGGCTACGTTGCGGACGATCGGCCACCTCGGGTCGGCGTGAGCACAAGATGGAGGATGGTGTGGTCTTCAAGCGGCTCATGAAGGCGATGGGGGTCGGCGGCCCGTCGGTGGAGACGGTGCTGGCCAACCCGAACTGCCGCCCGGGCGGCCAACTGGAGGGCCGCATCCAGGTGGTCGGCGGTGACCACCAGGTCGACATCGACCACGTGACCCTCGGCCTGGTCACCCGGGTCGAGGTCGAGAGCGGCGACAACGACTACGACACCACCCAGGAATTCCACCGCCAGCAGATCACCGGCGCGTTCCGGCTGGAGCCTGGGCAGCGCCACGACATCCCGTTCCGCTTCGACGTGCCGTGGGAGACACCGGTCACCGAGCTGTACGGGCAACACCTGCACGGCATGACGATGGGTCTGCGTACCGAGCTGGAGGTTGCCCGCGCCGTCGACAAGGGTGACCTGGACGCGGTGTCGGTGCACCCGCTGCCCGCGCAGGAGCGGCTGCTGGACGCGTTGCTGCGACTGGGCTTCCGCTTCGCCCGCGCCGATGTGGAGCGTGGGCACATCTATGGCGTACGGCAGACGTTGCCGTTCTATCAGGAGATCGAGTTCAGCCCGGCGCCGCAGTACGCCCGGTCGATCAACCAGCTGGAGGTCACCTTCATCGCCGACGCGCAGCAGATGCAGGTGGTGCTGGAGGTCGACAAGCGGGGCGGTGTCTTCAGCGAGGGTCGGGACGCCTTCGGTCGGTTCACGGTGGACCACGCCACGGCCGACCGCACCGACTGGACCGCCGAACTCGACAACTGGCTCCGCCAGTCCCTGACCCGCCGAGGCCTCTTCTCCTAACCCCAGCCCAGCCCTCCCCTTGCTGCGGTTGATCATGAAGTTATTGCCACGACACGCCGAGATGGCGGGCAACAACTTCATGATCACCGAGGGCGGTGGGGGACAGGGTGGGGTGGGGTTGGGGGTTGGGGTTAGAGGTCTAGGAGGATTGTGCGGGGGCCTATGTTGGTGCTTTCCACCAGCATGTGGGCGCGGAAGCGGCCTGTCTCGACTGGCGCGCCGCGTTGGCGCAGGGCATCGACGACCGCCGTCACCAGGGGCTCGGCCACCTCGGCGGGGGCCGCTGCCGTCCAGCTTGGGCGGCGGCCCTTGCGGGCGTCTCCGTAGAGGGTGAACTGGCTCACCACCAGGATCGGCGCGCCGGTGTCGGCGGCGGACCGCTCGTCGTCCAGGATGCGCAGCTCGTGCACCTTGCGGGCCATCGTCTGAGCGGTCTCCGCGGTGTCGGTGTGGGTCACCCCGACCAGCACCAGCAGACCGTCCTCGATCGCACCGACCACCTCGCCGTCCACGGTCACGCTGGCCCGTCCGACGGTCTGCACCACCGCGCGCATCAGCGGATCGCCGGGGTGCTGCTGGCCCCGCCTGCCGCCCGCATCAGGCGGTCACCGGCTCGATGAAGCCGCGCTCGACCAGGTGCGCCACGATCGGACCCGCCGCCTCGGCCATCTCGTCGGGCTCGACGTCGTGGGCCGCCGCGAGCAGGGCGAGCTGGTCGCGCAGCGGCAGCCGACCGTCGGCGCCACCGACCAGCGCCAGCACCAGCGGATCGATCTCCTCGGTCCAGCGCAGGCCGTGCGGCATCGCGAGGACCTGCCGGTCCACCGCCCAACCCTCGTCACCCATGGTGGCCTCCTGCCGCAGCTGGAGGCCCTCGGCGGCCCGGTAGCGCTCGGCGAGCAACGCCTCGGTCTCGCGTACCCGCAG encodes:
- a CDS encoding SRPBCC domain-containing protein — its product is MTGVDDPLVVHTPGDREIVLSRLFEAPAPLVFAAFTRPELLVRWYGARGWRLAECDVDLRVGGRWRFVSLGPEGARMVQAGVYRQIEPPHRLVCTELFDDQSYPGETLVSHEFYEVAGRTTVTTTLLYATAQGRDTVLRYPMARGVGQSYTRLADLLRSTTTTRGEQP
- a CDS encoding sporulation protein; the protein is MVFKRLMKAMGVGGPSVETVLANPNCRPGGQLEGRIQVVGGDHQVDIDHVTLGLVTRVEVESGDNDYDTTQEFHRQQITGAFRLEPGQRHDIPFRFDVPWETPVTELYGQHLHGMTMGLRTELEVARAVDKGDLDAVSVHPLPAQERLLDALLRLGFRFARADVERGHIYGVRQTLPFYQEIEFSPAPQYARSINQLEVTFIADAQQMQVVLEVDKRGGVFSEGRDAFGRFTVDHATADRTDWTAELDNWLRQSLTRRGLFS
- the sigB gene encoding RNA polymerase sigma factor SigB, whose product is MVLQMTEHRARPVTTTDTDGATEVLADLDATDERGISTDLVRAYLNGIGRTKLLTAAQEVDLARRIEAGLFADEKLATCTPVSEELRADLELIVAEGRAAKDHLLEANLRLVVSIAKRYTGRGMAFLDLIQEGNLGLIRAVEKFDYAKGYKFSTYATWWIRQAITRAMADQARTIRIPVHMVEQVNRMVRARRELAVTLGREPTVAEVAHALEIPEIQVIELISYDREPVSLDQAVGDDGESALGDFVAAVDPRNEPGDAAAQGELRNEVSIVLATLSQREQAVIRLRFGLDDGRQRTLDEVGREFGLSRERIRQIEKVTLLKLRAPERAQRLEAYAC
- the dtd gene encoding D-aminoacyl-tRNA deacylase, translating into MRAVVQTVGRASVTVDGEVVGAIEDGLLVLVGVTHTDTAETAQTMARKVHELRILDDERSAADTGAPILVVSQFTLYGDARKGRRPSWTAAAPAEVAEPLVTAVVDALRQRGAPVETGRFRAHMLVESTNIGPRTILLDL
- a CDS encoding ArsR/SmtB family transcription factor, with product MGTELLDATFAALADPTRRAILARLAAGEATVTELAQPFQMSQPAISKHLKVLERAGLVSRGRDAQRRPCRLEARPLREATAWLAGYRDYWAESYQRLDALLDELQAVDQTDAERRGARPDGTGR